A section of the Clostridium felsineum DSM 794 genome encodes:
- the tsaB gene encoding tRNA (adenosine(37)-N6)-threonylcarbamoyltransferase complex dimerization subunit type 1 TsaB encodes MKLLAIDSATQAATCTVMDDDKLLGEITFNYKKQHSVILMTMIDNMLNTVNLKVEDLDGFVVSKGPGSFTGLRIGMSIIKGLSEGSKKPFVSVSSLDALAHNMAYSSGIICPVLDALRDNVYTALYTFENDTLKRLTDYDAMHITELLELLKTYNSKVTFIGDATFKFKDFFQENLEDAHFAPAHLNLVRSSSLCDIGMKLLKSGVEDDLITSKPIYIRKSQAEREYEKRTGMSIDE; translated from the coding sequence ATGAAACTTTTAGCTATTGATTCTGCTACACAGGCGGCTACTTGTACTGTAATGGATGACGATAAACTTCTAGGAGAAATTACATTCAACTATAAAAAGCAACATTCAGTAATACTTATGACTATGATTGATAATATGTTAAATACAGTTAATCTAAAAGTTGAAGATTTAGATGGTTTTGTTGTTTCAAAGGGCCCTGGTTCCTTTACTGGACTTAGAATTGGAATGTCAATTATTAAAGGCTTAAGTGAAGGTTCAAAAAAACCGTTTGTAAGTGTATCTTCTCTTGATGCCTTGGCTCACAATATGGCATACTCTTCTGGAATAATATGTCCAGTGTTAGATGCACTTAGAGATAATGTTTATACTGCATTATATACCTTTGAGAATGACACACTAAAAAGACTTACAGATTATGATGCTATGCATATTACAGAACTTCTTGAGCTACTAAAAACTTATAATTCAAAGGTTACGTTCATAGGTGATGCAACTTTTAAATTTAAAGATTTTTTTCAGGAAAACCTTGAAGATGCGCACTTCGCTCCTGCACATCTTAATTTAGTAAGGTCCTCAAGCTTATGTGACATAGGTATGAAGCTATTAAAATCGGGTGTTGAAGACGATTTAATAACCTCTAAACCTATATATATAAGAAAATCTCAAGCCGAGAGAGAATACGAAAAAAGGACAGGTATGAGTATAGATGAGTAA
- the tsaE gene encoding tRNA (adenosine(37)-N6)-threonylcarbamoyltransferase complex ATPase subunit type 1 TsaE produces MEFIVDSVDKTFSIGEQLGALAMPGDIICLNGDLGSGKTHFTKGIAKGLNIEEYITSPTFNIVNEYTGRLKLYHFDVYRVNDPDEIYAIGFDEYIFSDAVSVIEWSDYIRSIIPPEHIEVTINKLLNQGENYRKITITFTDKRYDYVKEIKI; encoded by the coding sequence ATGGAATTTATTGTGGATAGTGTTGATAAAACCTTTAGTATTGGTGAACAATTAGGTGCTTTAGCTATGCCAGGAGATATAATTTGTTTAAATGGAGATTTAGGTTCTGGTAAAACCCATTTTACAAAGGGTATTGCGAAAGGACTTAATATTGAAGAATACATAACAAGTCCAACTTTCAACATAGTAAATGAATATACAGGGAGACTTAAGTTATATCATTTTGATGTTTATAGAGTAAATGATCCTGATGAAATTTACGCCATAGGCTTTGATGAATATATCTTTAGTGATGCTGTAAGTGTTATAGAGTGGTCAGACTACATCAGGAGTATAATCCCACCTGAGCATATTGAAGTTACAATAAACAAACTTCTAAACCAAGGTGAAAATTACAGAAAAATAACAATTACGTTTACTGACAAAAGATATGATTATGTAAAGGAGATTAAGATATGA
- a CDS encoding HD-GYP domain-containing protein, with protein sequence MRISFEKIIRSVSLALDLAEISSSENPHCRKNISNVNFSNHKFYNHSKRTTYIALKLAKMLNLTDDSMKNLYIASLLHDIGAVNSLNESHTSSAFIRRHCVDGALITENLPIFNSVSPIIHYHHENSNGTGPFKLKSTEIPIESKIIHLADMVETIYDENVPAFKQHKGIINLMESNPLFDKDVSKAFFSVAQKEIFWFDMENISFLDSILDTISPNITDKLDLQQFESFAVMISDVIDSKSSFTARHSRSISNLAFRVSKYLRYSDEKCLKMKIAGLLHDIGKLAIPTTILDKNGSLTDDEFSIIKSHVYYTKIILDSIDNINDISEWASSHHEKLDGTGYPRHLSANELPEESRIMGVCDIYQALTEDRPYRKGMSHDKAFKILNDMAEHGSICKKAVAQLAGALKAN encoded by the coding sequence ATGCGTATAAGCTTTGAAAAAATAATAAGATCTGTATCTTTAGCACTTGATTTAGCTGAAATTAGTTCTTCTGAAAATCCACATTGTAGAAAAAATATTTCAAATGTGAACTTTTCAAATCACAAATTTTATAATCACTCAAAACGCACCACTTATATTGCTTTGAAATTAGCTAAGATGCTTAATTTAACTGATGATTCTATGAAAAACTTATACATAGCATCTCTTCTGCATGATATTGGGGCGGTTAATTCACTCAATGAAAGCCACACTTCTAGTGCTTTTATAAGAAGACATTGTGTTGACGGGGCCTTAATAACTGAAAATCTTCCTATTTTCAACAGCGTATCCCCTATAATACATTATCATCATGAAAACTCTAATGGTACTGGTCCTTTTAAATTAAAAAGCACTGAAATACCTATTGAAAGTAAAATTATTCATTTAGCTGATATGGTTGAAACAATTTATGATGAAAATGTACCTGCTTTTAAGCAGCATAAGGGAATAATAAACTTAATGGAATCAAATCCTTTATTTGACAAGGATGTTTCAAAAGCCTTTTTCTCTGTTGCCCAAAAAGAAATATTTTGGTTTGATATGGAAAACATATCCTTTCTTGATTCCATACTAGATACCATATCACCTAATATAACGGATAAATTAGATTTACAACAATTTGAAAGCTTCGCTGTAATGATATCTGATGTAATTGATAGTAAGAGTAGCTTTACTGCTAGACACTCAAGGAGTATATCTAATCTTGCTTTTAGGGTTTCAAAATATCTTAGATATTCAGATGAAAAGTGTCTTAAAATGAAAATCGCAGGACTTCTTCATGACATAGGAAAACTGGCTATCCCTACAACTATTTTAGATAAAAATGGTTCTCTTACAGATGACGAGTTTTCAATTATAAAATCTCATGTATACTATACAAAAATAATTTTAGATAGTATTGACAATATAAATGATATTAGCGAATGGGCTTCTTCTCATCACGAAAAATTAGATGGAACTGGTTACCCAAGACATCTATCCGCTAATGAATTGCCAGAAGAATCTAGAATAATGGGAGTATGCGATATATATCAAGCTTTAACTGAGGATAGACCTTACAGAAAAGGTATGAGTCATGATAAAGCTTTTAAAATACTAAACGATATGGCAGAACATGGTTCTATATGTAAAAAGGCTGTAGCACAATTAGCTGGTGCTTTAAAAGCAAATTAA
- a CDS encoding metal ABC transporter substrate-binding protein has protein sequence MKKFLCLIINVVLIASLMGCTNTGKTNIKVPTKKVDGKVSVVSLDIMTTNKFLYNVIKDISGNRHNVQFMFKNDVDVKQFEYTTDSINNVSKYNIFMYLGADFEPWASDFIGKLDKNSVATVDMSRGTKILDLDNKVQYGNISVTKNSYYWTDLSNYKTMLVNIKNSLEEKDAKSRDFYEKNFATYIKKVNDCEKDFKAINDKLKEYTFVTEDSSFDYFFSYAGLDSVKVSADDLTKPDTSKNLQDKLKDKKKICYIYSDDKNPQMYNGTIQKYNMKTLKFITYDENSDYINTIKENMKAMKELIK, from the coding sequence ATGAAAAAATTCCTTTGTTTAATCATAAATGTAGTTTTGATAGCTTCACTTATGGGTTGCACCAATACCGGAAAGACAAATATTAAAGTTCCAACAAAAAAGGTGGATGGAAAAGTGTCTGTTGTTAGTCTCGACATAATGACCACAAATAAATTTCTCTATAATGTTATTAAAGACATTTCTGGTAATAGACATAATGTTCAATTTATGTTTAAAAATGATGTGGATGTAAAACAATTTGAATATACAACAGATAGTATAAATAACGTATCGAAATACAATATTTTTATGTATTTAGGTGCAGATTTTGAACCTTGGGCTTCAGATTTTATAGGTAAGCTTGATAAAAATAGTGTGGCTACAGTGGATATGTCTAGAGGAACTAAAATTTTGGATTTGGACAACAAAGTTCAGTATGGAAATATATCGGTAACAAAGAATTCATACTATTGGACAGATTTAAGTAATTACAAAACAATGCTTGTTAACATAAAGAATTCATTAGAAGAAAAAGATGCTAAAAGTAGAGATTTCTATGAAAAGAATTTTGCTACATACATAAAAAAAGTAAATGACTGTGAAAAAGACTTTAAAGCTATAAATGATAAGTTAAAGGAATACACCTTTGTAACGGAAGATTCAAGCTTTGATTACTTTTTTAGTTATGCAGGCTTAGATAGTGTTAAGGTATCAGCAGACGATCTTACAAAGCCAGATACATCAAAAAATCTTCAAGACAAACTAAAAGATAAAAAGAAAATCTGTTATATATATAGTGATGATAAAAATCCACAAATGTATAATGGGACAATACAAAAATATAATATGAAAACTCTTAAATTTATAACTTACGATGAAAATTCAGATTATATAAATACAATTAAAGAAAATATGAAGGCTATGAAAGAACTTATAAAATAA
- a CDS encoding GntP family permease: protein MYIIHWGGAIVGLLIAVIFILKKINPVYSLFIGAIVGALVGGASLSQTVDVIISGTNSVMGAVVRVVAAGVLAGVLIESGAAEKIAETIVEKLGEKKVLLAIALASMIITAVGVFIPVTVIIVAPIALPVAKRVGITKSSILLAMIGGGKAGNVISPNPNTIAAAKGFNVELARVMIGAFIPAIIGLIITYIVATLISKRGELIKDTEISKVISNKGNISFIKAMVAPVVAIILLALNPIGSIFHIKILTELKIDAMYILPIAGLVGIIAMGKINKTIEYTTAGLNRMTGTVMILIGAGAIAGVISKSNLSSVVVSAIHSCGISGVFLAPISGILMAAATASTSTGSIVATGTFGKAILAMGVAPLSAAVMINTGAVVIDHLPHGNFFHASADAVKMNIKERMKLMPYESIVGGSIALTAVIIYGLL, encoded by the coding sequence ATGTACATTATTCATTGGGGTGGAGCAATAGTTGGTCTATTAATTGCAGTAATATTTATACTAAAAAAAATCAATCCTGTATACTCACTTTTTATAGGAGCAATTGTGGGAGCACTTGTAGGGGGAGCAAGTCTATCGCAAACAGTTGACGTTATAATTTCAGGCACAAACAGTGTAATGGGAGCAGTAGTTCGTGTAGTGGCAGCGGGAGTTTTAGCTGGTGTTTTAATTGAATCAGGAGCAGCAGAAAAGATTGCGGAGACTATAGTAGAAAAGCTTGGTGAGAAAAAAGTTCTTTTAGCAATTGCACTAGCTAGTATGATAATTACTGCCGTAGGAGTGTTTATACCAGTTACAGTTATTATAGTTGCACCAATAGCACTTCCAGTAGCCAAACGAGTAGGGATAACAAAGTCATCTATACTTTTAGCTATGATAGGTGGAGGTAAGGCAGGAAATGTAATTTCACCTAATCCAAATACTATCGCAGCTGCAAAGGGTTTCAATGTTGAATTAGCTAGAGTTATGATTGGAGCATTTATTCCTGCTATAATAGGACTTATAATTACATATATAGTTGCAACTTTAATTAGCAAAAGAGGAGAACTTATTAAAGATACAGAAATCAGTAAGGTTATTTCAAATAAAGGAAATATAAGTTTTATAAAAGCAATGGTTGCACCAGTAGTTGCAATAATACTTTTGGCATTAAATCCTATTGGAAGCATATTTCATATAAAAATTTTAACAGAACTTAAAATAGATGCTATGTATATACTTCCAATTGCAGGTTTAGTTGGAATCATTGCAATGGGAAAAATAAATAAAACTATTGAATATACAACAGCTGGTCTTAATAGAATGACAGGCACAGTAATGATATTAATTGGAGCAGGAGCAATTGCAGGAGTTATTTCAAAATCTAATTTAAGCAGTGTGGTTGTTAGTGCGATACATTCTTGTGGAATATCAGGAGTATTTTTAGCGCCAATATCCGGTATACTCATGGCGGCAGCTACAGCATCCACATCAACAGGTTCAATTGTGGCAACAGGAACCTTTGGAAAAGCAATACTTGCCATGGGAGTAGCACCTTTAAGTGCAGCAGTAATGATTAATACAGGTGCAGTTGTTATTGATCACCTTCCTCATGGTAATTTTTTTCATGCATCTGCAGATGCAGTTAAGATGAATATTAAAGAACGTATGAAACTAATGCCATATGAATCTATAGTTGGAGGTTCTATAGCACTGACAGCAGTTATTATTTATGGATTATTATAA
- a CDS encoding glycerate kinase family protein, producing MKNFTVVLAPDSFKESMTAKEVCSAMEKGIKRVNDKVNCISVPMADGGEGTMQSLVDATGGKIYSIEAVGPLLNKVQAQYGILGNGEVGVIEMASASGIHLVPLDKRNPLVTTTYGTGELIKACLDKGVKKILIGIGGSATNDGGAGAIKALGAKFLDEKGEDIGLGGGNLDKLSKIDLSQLDSRLNKVEIEVACDVSNPLCGENGASNIFGPQKGATKEIIEVLDKNLEHYAKIIKKQLNKDVMDVSGAGAAGGLGAGLVAFVDGKLKPGIELVIKYSLLEEKLKNCDFVLTGEGSIDYQTKFGKTPIGVAKLAKKYNKPVIALAGKVGSGIEDLYEEGIDSIFGIVRGAETLEKALKDGKENIEKASENVMRLINLSI from the coding sequence ATGAAAAATTTTACAGTAGTATTAGCTCCAGATTCTTTTAAGGAGAGTATGACAGCAAAAGAAGTTTGTTCTGCTATGGAAAAGGGTATAAAGAGGGTAAATGATAAAGTGAATTGTATTAGTGTCCCAATGGCAGATGGAGGAGAAGGTACAATGCAATCTCTTGTAGATGCTACAGGAGGAAAAATATATTCAATAGAAGCAGTAGGACCTCTTCTAAACAAAGTTCAAGCACAATATGGAATTTTAGGAAATGGAGAAGTTGGTGTAATTGAGATGGCAAGTGCTAGTGGTATCCATTTAGTGCCACTAGACAAAAGAAACCCGTTGGTTACAACTACATATGGCACAGGAGAACTTATAAAAGCTTGTCTTGATAAGGGCGTAAAAAAAATACTTATAGGCATAGGTGGAAGTGCCACTAATGATGGTGGAGCAGGAGCTATAAAGGCACTTGGTGCTAAATTTTTGGATGAAAAAGGAGAAGATATAGGGCTTGGAGGAGGAAATTTAGATAAACTAAGTAAAATAGATTTATCCCAGCTTGATAGCAGATTAAATAAGGTTGAAATAGAAGTAGCCTGTGACGTAAGCAATCCACTTTGCGGTGAAAATGGAGCCTCTAATATTTTCGGACCTCAAAAGGGTGCCACAAAAGAAATTATTGAAGTTCTAGACAAAAATTTAGAGCATTATGCAAAAATAATAAAGAAGCAGTTAAACAAAGATGTTATGGATGTTTCTGGAGCAGGGGCAGCAGGAGGACTTGGTGCAGGTCTCGTGGCTTTTGTAGATGGTAAGCTTAAACCGGGAATAGAGCTTGTTATCAAGTACTCCCTCTTAGAAGAAAAGCTTAAAAACTGTGATTTTGTTTTAACAGGAGAAGGAAGTATAGATTATCAAACAAAATTTGGAAAGACGCCAATTGGTGTGGCTAAGCTTGCTAAAAAATATAATAAGCCAGTTATTGCGCTAGCAGGAAAAGTTGGAAGTGGGATAGAAGATTTATATGAAGAAGGTATAGATTCAATATTTGGAATAGTAAGAGGAGCGGAAACTCTTGAAAAAGCACTAAAGGATGGAAAAGAGAACATTGAAAAAGCATCTGAAAATGTGATGAGATTAATAAATTTAAGTATATAA
- a CDS encoding CdaR family transcriptional regulator: protein MKLSKVIAQNIVEEMMSVVPYNINVMNEEGVIIGSGDSSRIGNIHGGAVEAIRKKALNIIYDERKGVKPGVNEPIIIDGKVIGVIGITGYSDEVKKFIKLVRVTAVLLIEQAEANEKNQSINLKRERFYYDLVNRKIPYDEKILKIAEDCGFNISKKHRAILVFISNVSKEIFQLRKKYIFNYELNTNKIVFFIADDYKCKSLINELKLCRDVEKIGIGEKEEIFAISLENTRKVVEIGEKIKPNSKIYNYGELKFFIHLYHKNKDQVTNLISNIDKSEYKLELIQTIQIYVEENGQINDAALRLNIHRNTLNYRLERIKKLTGKDPKNFFQLFELFCGLIWKE, encoded by the coding sequence ATGAAGTTATCAAAGGTTATTGCTCAAAATATAGTGGAAGAAATGATGAGTGTAGTTCCATATAATATAAATGTTATGAATGAAGAAGGAGTAATAATAGGAAGTGGAGATTCCAGCCGAATAGGAAATATACATGGAGGAGCAGTTGAGGCAATTAGAAAAAAAGCTTTAAATATAATATATGATGAAAGAAAAGGTGTTAAGCCAGGAGTAAATGAGCCTATAATAATAGATGGAAAAGTAATTGGGGTAATAGGTATAACTGGATATTCAGATGAAGTTAAAAAATTTATAAAGCTCGTTCGTGTAACAGCAGTGCTTTTGATAGAACAAGCAGAAGCAAACGAAAAAAATCAAAGTATAAATCTTAAGCGTGAAAGATTCTATTATGATCTTGTAAATAGAAAAATACCATATGATGAAAAGATTTTAAAAATAGCTGAGGACTGTGGCTTTAATATTTCCAAAAAGCACAGAGCAATATTGGTCTTTATAAGTAATGTTTCAAAAGAAATTTTTCAGCTTCGTAAAAAGTATATTTTTAATTATGAATTAAATACCAATAAAATAGTGTTTTTTATTGCAGATGATTATAAATGCAAGAGTCTGATTAATGAATTGAAATTGTGTAGAGATGTAGAAAAGATAGGAATAGGAGAAAAGGAAGAAATTTTCGCTATATCCCTTGAAAATACCAGAAAGGTAGTAGAAATAGGGGAGAAAATAAAGCCTAATTCGAAAATATATAATTATGGTGAATTAAAGTTTTTTATACATTTGTATCATAAAAATAAGGATCAAGTTACAAATTTAATTTCTAATATAGATAAATCGGAATATAAGCTTGAGCTAATTCAGACAATACAAATTTATGTAGAGGAAAACGGACAAATAAATGATGCAGCTTTAAGACTTAATATTCACAGGAATACTTTAAATTACAGGCTTGAAAGGATAAAAAAGTTAACAGGAAAAGATCCTAAAAACTTTTTTCAACTTTTTGAACTCTTTTGTGGACTTATTTGGAAGGAATAA